Proteins co-encoded in one Azospirillum brasilense genomic window:
- a CDS encoding NUDIX hydrolase, whose translation MSATPPADRSGREYPDRPWVGVGAVVWRGDRVLLIRRGRPPRMGQWSLPGGAQSVGETVFETAVREVLEETGLHVVPTEVVTVVDAMTLDDAGAVQYHYTIVEVAAESPEGEAVCADDALEARWATVDEAAELTEWDETERVIRLSASRRAAG comes from the coding sequence ATGTCCGCCACTCCCCCCGCAGACCGTTCCGGCCGTGAATACCCCGACCGTCCCTGGGTGGGGGTGGGTGCCGTGGTGTGGCGCGGCGACCGGGTGCTGCTGATCCGCCGGGGCCGCCCGCCGCGGATGGGGCAGTGGAGCCTGCCCGGCGGCGCCCAGTCGGTGGGCGAGACGGTGTTCGAGACGGCGGTGCGCGAGGTGCTGGAGGAAACCGGCCTGCACGTCGTGCCGACGGAGGTGGTCACGGTGGTGGACGCCATGACGCTCGACGACGCCGGGGCCGTCCAGTACCACTACACCATCGTCGAGGTGGCGGCGGAGAGCCCGGAGGGCGAGGCGGTGTGCGCCGACGACGCCCTGGAGGCGCGCTGGGCCACCGTCGACGAGGCCGCGGAACTGACCGAATGGGACGAGACGGAGCGGGTCATCCGCCTGTCGGCGTCGCGGCGAGCCGCTGGATGA
- a CDS encoding acetyl-CoA C-acetyltransferase, with the protein MTEVVIASAARTPIGSFNGALSSVPAHYLGEIAIREALSRAKTDAAEVTEVILGQILTAGQGQNPARQAAVNAGIPASATAFGINQLCGSGLRSVALGYQAIRNGDAEVMVVGGQESMSQAPHVMHLRNGVKMGAAEMLDTMLKDGLMDAFKGYHMGTTAENVAQKWQLTREEQDVFAAASQQKAEAAQKSGRFKDEIIPVTIKGRKGDIIVADDEYPKHGTTAESLAKLRPAFSKEGTVTAGNASGINDGAAALVLMTAENAARRGLTPLARIVSWATAGVDPAIMGTGPIPASRLALEKAGWKHEDLDLIEANEAFAAQALAVNKDLGWDTSKVNVNGGAIALGHPVGASGARVLTTLLYEMQKRDAKKGLATLCIGGGMGIALTVERG; encoded by the coding sequence ATGACCGAGGTTGTGATCGCCAGCGCAGCGCGTACTCCCATCGGAAGCTTCAACGGGGCGCTCAGCAGCGTGCCGGCCCATTACCTGGGTGAGATCGCCATCCGCGAAGCGCTGAGCCGCGCCAAGACCGACGCCGCGGAGGTGACCGAGGTTATCCTGGGCCAGATCCTGACCGCCGGTCAGGGCCAGAACCCGGCCCGCCAGGCCGCCGTCAACGCCGGCATCCCGGCCTCCGCCACCGCTTTCGGCATCAACCAGCTCTGCGGCTCGGGCCTGCGCTCGGTGGCGCTCGGCTATCAGGCGATCCGCAACGGCGACGCCGAGGTCATGGTCGTCGGCGGGCAGGAGAGCATGAGCCAGGCCCCGCACGTCATGCATCTGCGCAACGGCGTGAAGATGGGCGCCGCCGAGATGCTCGACACCATGCTGAAGGACGGCCTGATGGACGCCTTCAAGGGCTATCACATGGGCACGACGGCCGAGAACGTCGCCCAGAAGTGGCAGCTGACCCGCGAGGAGCAGGACGTCTTCGCCGCCGCCTCGCAGCAGAAGGCCGAGGCCGCCCAGAAGTCCGGCCGCTTCAAGGACGAGATCATTCCGGTCACCATCAAGGGCCGCAAGGGCGACATCATTGTCGCCGACGACGAATATCCGAAGCACGGCACCACCGCGGAATCGCTGGCCAAGCTGCGCCCGGCCTTCTCCAAGGAAGGCACGGTGACCGCGGGCAACGCGTCGGGCATCAACGACGGCGCCGCCGCGCTGGTCCTGATGACCGCCGAGAACGCCGCCCGCCGCGGCCTGACCCCGCTGGCCCGCATCGTCTCCTGGGCGACCGCCGGCGTCGATCCGGCGATCATGGGCACCGGCCCGATCCCGGCCTCCCGCCTCGCGCTGGAGAAGGCCGGCTGGAAGCATGAGGACCTCGACCTGATCGAGGCGAACGAGGCCTTCGCCGCCCAGGCCCTGGCGGTGAACAAGGACCTTGGCTGGGACACCTCCAAGGTCAACGTCAACGGCGGCGCCATCGCGCTCGGCCATCCGGTCGGCGCTTCCGGCGCCCGCGTCCTGACCACCCTGCTCTATGAGATGCAGAAGCGCGACGCCAAGAAGGGCCTCGCCACCTTGTGCATCGGCGGCGGCATGGGCATCGCCCTCACCGTCGAGCGGGGCTGA
- a CDS encoding LysR family transcriptional regulator, whose translation MKLNEIRTFVAVAEAQSVQEAAHRLGLTQSAVSRLIQRLEAELGVPLFDRQTKPLALTRDGETALAHAHRVLKATDELSDAFAGAAQPQGLLRLGVAHVLSAIAAHHPLDRLRAAFPGLTVRLHSDWSTPLVEQVRNGTLDGALVLTHDAQTPPDDLDAVCISREPVRVVASAELAGQRDWTLPAMNAVGWVLQPEGCQYRTAMGRAMAQHGPALNVTVEGFDQSLLLSLVARGVGFGLAPLRLIAPTLHAAQVRPLECPDFALTVAVWLLRGRFTGRIGPVFDVLEDSLLDLLPPAEEAPLPLPCHSAAE comes from the coding sequence ATGAAGCTCAACGAGATCCGCACCTTCGTCGCCGTGGCCGAAGCCCAATCGGTGCAGGAGGCCGCGCACCGGCTGGGGCTGACCCAGTCCGCCGTCTCGCGCCTGATCCAGCGGCTGGAGGCGGAGCTTGGCGTGCCGCTGTTCGACCGCCAGACCAAGCCGCTGGCCCTGACCCGCGACGGCGAGACGGCGCTGGCCCACGCGCACCGGGTTCTGAAGGCGACGGACGAGCTGTCGGACGCCTTCGCCGGGGCCGCCCAGCCCCAGGGGCTGCTGCGGCTGGGGGTGGCCCATGTGCTGAGCGCCATCGCCGCGCACCATCCGCTGGACCGGCTGCGCGCCGCCTTTCCCGGCCTGACCGTCCGCCTGCATTCGGACTGGAGCACGCCGCTGGTCGAGCAGGTGCGCAACGGGACACTGGACGGCGCGCTGGTGCTGACCCACGACGCCCAGACGCCGCCGGACGACCTGGACGCCGTCTGCATCTCGCGCGAGCCCGTGCGGGTCGTCGCGTCGGCCGAGCTGGCCGGGCAGCGCGACTGGACCCTGCCGGCAATGAACGCCGTGGGCTGGGTGCTTCAGCCCGAGGGTTGCCAGTACCGGACCGCTATGGGCCGGGCAATGGCGCAGCACGGGCCGGCGCTGAACGTCACGGTGGAGGGGTTCGACCAGTCGCTCCTGCTGTCGCTGGTCGCCCGCGGCGTCGGTTTCGGGCTGGCCCCGCTGCGGCTGATCGCCCCGACCCTGCACGCCGCCCAGGTGCGGCCGCTGGAGTGCCCGGACTTCGCGCTGACCGTCGCGGTGTGGCTGCTGCGCGGCCGCTTCACCGGGCGCATCGGCCCTGTCTTCGACGTGCTGGAGGACAGCCTGCTGGACCTGCTGCCTCCGGCGGAAGAGGCGCCCTTGCCGCTGCCCTGCCATTCCGCGGCCGAATAA
- the phbB gene encoding acetoacetyl-CoA reductase translates to MARVAVVTGGTRGIGEAISVALKNAGYVVAANYAGNDEKAKEFSARTGIAVYKFDVSDFDAVKDGIAKISAELGPVDVVVNNAGITRDGVIHRMTPQQWNDVIATNLTSCFNLCRNVIDGMRERGFGRIVNIGSVNGQAGQYGQVNYAAAKSGIHGFTKALAQEGAAKGVTVNAIAPGYIDTDMVRAVPPNVLEKIVARIPVGRLGKAEEIARGVLFLVGDDAGFITGSTLSINGGQHMY, encoded by the coding sequence ATGGCTCGAGTTGCAGTCGTCACGGGCGGAACGCGCGGTATCGGCGAAGCCATCTCCGTCGCGTTGAAGAACGCCGGCTATGTCGTCGCCGCCAACTACGCCGGCAACGATGAGAAGGCGAAGGAATTCTCGGCCCGCACGGGCATCGCGGTCTACAAGTTCGACGTGTCGGACTTCGACGCCGTGAAGGATGGCATCGCGAAGATCTCGGCCGAACTCGGGCCGGTGGACGTGGTGGTGAACAACGCGGGCATCACCCGCGACGGCGTGATCCACCGCATGACCCCGCAGCAGTGGAACGACGTCATCGCGACGAACCTCACCTCCTGCTTCAACCTCTGCCGCAACGTCATCGACGGCATGCGCGAGCGCGGCTTCGGCCGCATCGTCAACATCGGCTCGGTGAACGGCCAGGCCGGCCAGTACGGCCAGGTGAACTACGCCGCCGCCAAGTCGGGCATCCACGGCTTCACCAAGGCGCTGGCCCAGGAGGGCGCGGCCAAGGGCGTCACCGTCAACGCCATCGCGCCGGGCTACATCGACACCGACATGGTGCGCGCGGTGCCGCCCAACGTGCTGGAGAAGATCGTCGCCCGCATCCCGGTCGGCCGCCTCGGCAAGGCCGAGGAGATCGCACGCGGCGTGCTGTTCCTGGTCGGCGACGACGCCGGCTTCATCACCGGCTCGACCCTGTCGATCAACGGCGGCCAGCACATGTACTGA
- a CDS encoding MFS transporter, with translation METSNRVGGAPSPRSWRTPGFVIACGCLIAMLAFGPRSSMGLFTAPLSEAHGWGRDVFALSIAIQNLVWGIGTPFAGALCDRYGPALVLGISGILYALGLVLMPYADTPLMLHLSSGLLIGLGLAGASFGIVIAGFSRIVPPEKRSWSMGVATAAGSMGQFLFAPTGQAFIAAYGWQTALILFGASMLMIPVLASSFAGAGGSKSAQAVTGADIGFAATIRQAFKHRSYVLLVTGFFVCGFQLAFITTHLPPYLTAAGISPGLASWAMALIGLFNVAGSYMSGVLGGKMSKRLLLCANYTLRGLCTAIFILLPVTPLSVILYAAAMGLLWLSTVPPTSGLVALMFGTRYLGMLYGFAFLSHQVGGFLGVWLGGVLYERVGSYDVVWWASVALALAAAIVNWPIAEKPAPALAAEAKA, from the coding sequence TTGGAGACCAGCAACCGGGTGGGCGGGGCGCCTTCGCCCCGCTCCTGGCGGACGCCGGGATTCGTCATCGCCTGCGGCTGCCTGATCGCCATGCTGGCGTTCGGCCCGCGGTCCAGCATGGGCCTGTTCACAGCCCCCCTGTCGGAGGCGCACGGCTGGGGCCGCGACGTCTTCGCCCTGTCGATCGCCATCCAGAATCTGGTCTGGGGCATCGGCACCCCCTTCGCCGGCGCGCTGTGCGACCGCTACGGCCCGGCGCTGGTGCTGGGAATCAGCGGGATTCTCTACGCGCTGGGGCTGGTGCTGATGCCCTACGCCGACACGCCGCTGATGCTGCATCTCAGCTCCGGCCTGCTGATCGGGCTGGGTCTGGCCGGGGCGTCCTTCGGCATCGTGATCGCCGGCTTCAGCCGCATCGTTCCGCCGGAGAAGCGGAGCTGGTCGATGGGTGTCGCCACCGCCGCCGGCTCGATGGGCCAGTTCCTGTTCGCCCCCACCGGCCAGGCCTTCATCGCCGCCTATGGCTGGCAGACGGCGCTGATCCTGTTCGGCGCCTCGATGCTGATGATCCCGGTGCTCGCCTCCTCCTTCGCCGGGGCGGGCGGGTCGAAGAGCGCGCAGGCCGTCACCGGGGCCGACATCGGCTTCGCCGCGACGATCCGGCAGGCCTTCAAGCACCGCAGCTACGTCCTGCTGGTCACCGGCTTCTTCGTCTGCGGCTTCCAGCTCGCCTTCATCACCACGCACCTGCCGCCCTACCTGACCGCCGCCGGGATCAGCCCCGGCCTCGCCTCCTGGGCGATGGCGCTGATCGGGCTGTTCAACGTGGCCGGCTCCTACATGTCGGGCGTGCTGGGCGGCAAGATGAGCAAGCGCCTGCTGCTCTGCGCCAACTACACGCTGCGCGGCCTGTGCACGGCGATCTTCATCCTGCTGCCGGTCACCCCGCTCTCGGTGATCCTTTACGCGGCGGCGATGGGCCTGCTCTGGCTGTCCACGGTGCCGCCGACCTCCGGCCTCGTCGCGCTGATGTTCGGCACGCGCTATCTCGGCATGCTCTACGGCTTCGCCTTCCTCAGCCATCAGGTTGGCGGCTTCCTCGGCGTGTGGCTGGGCGGCGTGCTGTACGAGCGCGTCGGCTCCTACGACGTGGTGTGGTGGGCCAGCGTCGCCCTGGCCCTGGCCGCCGCCATCGTCAACTGGCCGATCGCCGAGAAGCCCGCCCCCGCCCTGGCGGCGGAAGCGAAGGCCTGA
- the ychF gene encoding redox-regulated ATPase YchF, with protein MGFNCGIVGLPNVGKSTLFNALTATQAAEAANFPFCTKEPNVGRVGVPDPRLDKLAAIAKSQKIIPTQLEFVDIAGLIRGASKGEGLGNQFLANIREVDAIVHVLRCFEDDDVTHVEGNVDPLRDAEVVETELMLADMESLERQLTSLQKKAKGGDKDSKIKADLMERALKVLQDGKPARVVEVSEEEKPVFKQFMLLTAKPVLYVCNVEEASAATGNSLTAKVAEKAKAENAGMVVISAAIEAEVAQLSDAAEKQEFLESLGLEETGLNKLIRAGFQLLDLITFFTVGPKEARAWTVRRGAKAPEAAGVIHTDFERGFIRAETIDFDSYVTLGGEQGAKDNGKMRQEGKEYVVNDGDIFHFRFNV; from the coding sequence GCTTCAATTGCGGCATCGTCGGCCTGCCGAACGTCGGCAAGTCGACCCTGTTCAACGCGCTGACCGCCACCCAGGCGGCCGAGGCGGCGAACTTCCCCTTCTGCACCAAGGAGCCGAACGTCGGCCGCGTCGGCGTGCCCGACCCGCGGCTGGACAAGCTGGCGGCCATCGCCAAGTCGCAGAAGATCATCCCGACCCAGCTCGAATTCGTCGACATCGCCGGCCTGATCCGCGGCGCCTCGAAGGGTGAAGGGCTGGGCAACCAGTTCCTCGCCAACATCCGCGAGGTGGACGCCATCGTCCACGTCCTGCGCTGCTTCGAGGACGACGACGTCACCCATGTGGAAGGCAACGTCGATCCCCTGCGCGACGCCGAGGTGGTCGAGACGGAGCTGATGCTCGCCGACATGGAGAGCCTGGAGCGCCAGCTCACCAGCCTCCAGAAGAAGGCCAAGGGCGGCGACAAGGACTCCAAGATCAAGGCCGATCTGATGGAGCGCGCGCTGAAGGTCCTCCAGGACGGCAAGCCGGCCCGCGTCGTCGAGGTCAGCGAGGAGGAGAAGCCGGTCTTCAAGCAGTTCATGCTGCTGACCGCCAAGCCGGTCCTCTACGTCTGCAACGTCGAGGAGGCCTCGGCGGCCACCGGCAACAGCCTGACCGCCAAGGTCGCCGAGAAGGCCAAGGCCGAGAACGCCGGCATGGTCGTCATCTCCGCCGCCATCGAGGCGGAGGTCGCCCAGCTCTCCGACGCCGCCGAGAAGCAGGAGTTCCTGGAATCCCTCGGCCTGGAGGAGACCGGCCTCAACAAGCTGATCCGCGCCGGCTTCCAGCTTCTCGACCTCATCACCTTCTTCACCGTCGGACCGAAGGAGGCCCGCGCCTGGACCGTGCGCCGCGGCGCCAAGGCCCCGGAAGCGGCGGGCGTCATCCACACCGATTTCGAGCGCGGCTTCATCCGGGCCGAGACCATCGACTTCGACAGCTACGTCACGCTGGGCGGCGAGCAGGGTGCCAAGGACAACGGCAAGATGCGCCAGGAAGGCAAGGAATACGTCGTCAACGACGGCGACATCTTCCATTTCCGCTTCAACGTCTGA
- a CDS encoding putative bifunctional diguanylate cyclase/phosphodiesterase: MAVNQNATIAPGAGTFSDRVRDAIRHGELRLAFQPQADTHSGRLTGFEALSRWRLDDGTVIPPDVFIPMAETSDAIHILGEWTVRRACETAAGWMQDGIADVPVAVNLSARQLEDPGFARTVLGILAETGLPAANLKLELTETALFEHSESSREVLTQLRGAGVRLVLDDFGTGYSSLSLLRRVPVEALKIDKHFTQAMVQDRDAAAIVRAIIDLAHALGMQAIAEGVETNDELLYLRAYRCDRIQGYLLAKPLDEGQVPDFIQRLAATPTGG; encoded by the coding sequence ATGGCGGTGAACCAGAACGCGACCATCGCGCCGGGTGCCGGCACCTTCTCCGACCGCGTGCGCGACGCCATCCGGCACGGCGAGTTGCGCCTCGCCTTCCAGCCTCAGGCCGACACCCACAGCGGGCGGCTGACCGGGTTCGAGGCGCTGTCGCGCTGGCGCCTCGACGACGGCACGGTGATTCCGCCCGACGTCTTCATCCCCATGGCGGAAACCAGCGACGCCATCCACATCCTCGGCGAATGGACGGTGCGCCGCGCCTGCGAGACCGCCGCGGGCTGGATGCAGGACGGCATCGCCGACGTGCCGGTGGCGGTGAACCTGTCGGCGCGGCAGTTGGAAGACCCCGGCTTCGCCCGCACGGTGCTGGGCATCCTCGCCGAAACCGGCCTGCCCGCCGCCAACCTGAAGCTGGAACTCACCGAAACCGCCCTCTTCGAGCACAGCGAGTCCTCGCGCGAAGTGCTGACGCAGCTGCGCGGCGCCGGGGTGCGGCTGGTGCTCGACGATTTCGGGACGGGCTATTCCTCGCTGTCCCTGCTGCGCCGCGTGCCGGTCGAGGCGCTGAAGATCGACAAGCATTTCACCCAGGCGATGGTGCAGGACCGCGACGCCGCCGCCATCGTGCGCGCCATCATCGACCTCGCCCACGCGCTGGGGATGCAGGCGATCGCCGAGGGGGTGGAGACCAACGACGAGCTTCTCTACCTGCGCGCCTACCGCTGCGACCGCATCCAGGGCTATTTGCTGGCCAAGCCCCTGGACGAGGGGCAGGTGCCGGACTTCATCCAGCGGCTCGCCGCGACGCCGACAGGCGGATGA
- a CDS encoding IS5 family transposase, whose protein sequence is MRGSDERSEGLFSYVSCEARVPANHPLRAIRAIVDEALEVMSPAFEGLYSKIGRPSIPPEKLLRALLLQAFYSVRSERQLMEQLDYNLLFRWFVGLSMDAPVWDVTVFTKNRERLLAGDVAAKFLATVLGQPKVKALLSDEHFSVDGTLIEAWASVKSFRPKDGSGEPPGPGRNGERDFHGEKRSNETHASTSDPEARLYRKGNGQPAKLAFMGHALMENRHALVVDVRLTAASGLAERAAAVAMIEAIPGRHRITVGADKAYDTKDFVADMRDLGVAPHVARNTSNRRSAIDGRTTRHPGYAVSLRVRKRIEEVFGWIKGAGLRKTRHCGAARVGWMFTLTATAYNLIRLPKLLAAA, encoded by the coding sequence ATGCGGGGTTCGGACGAACGCAGCGAGGGTCTGTTCAGCTACGTGAGCTGCGAGGCGCGGGTTCCAGCCAACCACCCGCTGCGAGCGATCCGGGCCATCGTGGACGAGGCGCTGGAGGTGATGTCGCCGGCGTTCGAGGGGCTGTACTCCAAGATCGGGCGCCCCTCGATCCCGCCGGAGAAGCTGCTGCGGGCGCTGCTGCTCCAGGCCTTCTACTCGGTGCGCTCGGAACGCCAGTTGATGGAGCAGCTCGATTACAACCTGCTGTTCCGCTGGTTCGTCGGCCTGTCCATGGACGCCCCGGTGTGGGACGTCACCGTGTTCACCAAGAACCGCGAGCGTCTTCTGGCCGGCGATGTGGCGGCCAAGTTCCTGGCGACCGTGCTGGGTCAGCCGAAGGTCAAGGCGCTGCTGTCGGACGAGCATTTCTCGGTGGACGGCACGCTGATCGAAGCCTGGGCGTCGGTGAAGAGCTTCCGGCCCAAAGACGGCAGCGGCGAGCCGCCGGGGCCGGGGCGCAACGGCGAGCGCGACTTCCATGGCGAGAAGCGGTCCAACGAGACGCATGCCTCGACCAGCGATCCCGAGGCGCGGCTCTACCGCAAGGGCAACGGCCAGCCGGCGAAGCTGGCCTTCATGGGCCACGCGCTGATGGAGAACCGCCACGCCCTGGTGGTGGACGTGCGGCTCACCGCGGCCAGCGGCCTGGCCGAACGTGCGGCGGCGGTGGCCATGATCGAGGCCATCCCCGGCCGCCACCGCATCACGGTCGGCGCTGACAAGGCCTACGACACCAAGGATTTCGTGGCGGACATGCGCGACTTGGGCGTGGCTCCGCATGTTGCCCGAAATACCAGCAACCGCCGCTCGGCGATCGACGGCCGGACCACCCGCCATCCCGGCTACGCCGTCAGCCTGCGGGTCCGCAAGCGGATCGAAGAGGTCTTTGGCTGGATCAAGGGAGCCGGCTTGCGCAAGACGCGCCATTGCGGAGCAGCCCGTGTCGGTTGGATGTTCACCCTAACCGCCACCGCTTACAACCTGATCCGCCTGCCCAAGCTGCTGGCTGCGGCATAA